The Ovis aries strain OAR_USU_Benz2616 breed Rambouillet chromosome 6, ARS-UI_Ramb_v3.0, whole genome shotgun sequence genome includes a window with the following:
- the LARP7 gene encoding la-related protein 7 isoform X3 translates to METESGNKEKAMEESIEKKKEVEKKKRSRVKQVLADIVKQVDFWFGDANLHKDRFLREQIEKSRDGYVDISLLVSFNKMKKLTTDGKLIARALKSSAVVELDLEGTRIRRKKPLGERPKDEDERTVYVELLPKNVNHSWIERVFGKCGNVVYISIPHYKSTGDPKGFAFVEFETKEQAAKAIEFLNNPPEEAPRKPGVFPKTVKNKPIPALTVTEEKKKKKKKKGRTKKDDNIQTKESNMDASNESVCKKRSRTTSESSEVEVTEPQKQPTKKKKKREKTEGSSLPLVKAGKRKRSSSEDADCLTPKAKVKKVSQKDSVKKEAPEVCKESKELEVSTEEEKDTGDIKDGSLLKAKRKHKKKHKERHKMGEEVIPLRVLSKTEWLDLKKEYLALQKASMASLKKTISQIKSQSEMETNGVPTNSGMKNEKTNSEECGPQEKVNAAGPQFVSGVIVKIISTEPLPGRKQVKPF, encoded by the exons atggaaactgaaagtggaaataaagaaaaggcaatggaagaaagcatagaaaagaaaaaagaagtggagaaaaagaaacggTCTAGAGTTAAACAGGTGCTTGCAGATATTGTGAAGCAAGTGGACTTCTGGTTTGGAGATGCAAATCTCCACAAGGATAGATTTCTTCGAGAGCAGATAGAAAAATCTAGAGATGGAT ATGTTGATATATCACTTCTTGTGTcattcaacaaaatgaaaaaattgacCACAGATGGAAAGTTAATAGCCAGAGCACTAAAAAGTTCTGCTGTTGTAGAG ctggatttagaaggcACCAGAATCAGGAGGAAAAAGCCACTGGGTGAAAGACCAAAGGATGAGGATGAGCGGACTGTGTATGTG GAACTACTTCCCAAAAATGTTAACCACAGCTGGATTGAGAGAGTATTTGGGAAATGTGGCAATGTTGTTTATATAAGTATACCACATTATAAGTCTACTGGGGACCCAAAGGGATTTGCCTTCGTGGAATTTGAAACAAAAGAACAAGCTGCAAAAGCTATTGAG tttcttaataACCCACCAGAGGAAGCACCAAGAAAACCTGGTGTATTTCCCAAGACAGTGAAAAACAAGCCCATTCCAGCTCTCACAGTAACTG aagaaaagaaaaagaaaaagaagaagaaaggccgAACAAAGAAAGACGACAATATCCAGACCAAGGAGTCAAATATGGACGCGAGCAACGAAAGTGTCTGTAAGAAAAGATCAAGGACCACATCTGAGAGCTCTGAAGTAGAGGTTACTGAACCCCAAAAGCAacccacaaagaaaaagaaaaaacgagAAAAAACTGAAGGATCCAGCTTACCTTTAGTCAAAGcagggaagaggaaaagaagcagCTCTGAAGATGCAGACTGCCTCACTCCCAAAGCGAAGGTTAAGAAAGTGTCTCAGAAAGACAGCGTTAAAAAAGAAGCTCCAGAAGTTTGTAAAGAAAGCAAAG AATTAGAAGTCTCTACGGAAGAGGAAAAGGATACTGGAGATATAAAGGACGGATCCCtactgaaagcaaaaagaaagcatAAGAAAAAACATAAAGAGAGGCATAAAATGGGAGAAGAGGTTATTCCATTACGAGTACTATCAAA AACAGAATGGTTGGATTTGAAGAAAGAGTATTTAGCACTGCAAAAAGCCAGCatggcttctttaaaaaaaacaatatccCAGATAAAATCACaatcagaaatggaaacaaatggaGTACCTACTAATTccggaatgaaaaatgaaaaaa CAAACAGTGAAGAGTGTGGTCCTCAGGAGAAAGTTAATGCAGCAGGACCACAGTT